One genomic region from Ptychodera flava strain L36383 chromosome 14, AS_Pfla_20210202, whole genome shotgun sequence encodes:
- the LOC139150700 gene encoding death-associated protein kinase 1-like encodes MQEAGIKRNRSKLNVCGFGGVGKTTLMRALQRGFLEAYVTRRSEEKAPPPDKTTHIPTPGIDVNIVNIPKAGKYRVLDFAGQPEYYVTHNMFLMADDSVFFVVFKIIDVIDDFDGTLTEELLTWPRFIKSRISDDHKSDSRPIVILVASGADMVEKHRSNHAIKVVEDIRTRTKEIFGRYLNIVDETFLLNCHDSRHKDMDRLRKCLSDCKREEQIPKLCAKIADNKNKWQINEKFPIWYWPTYMEQVKKIDPLVEEDFLRMATSYLDNIGELLFIKNPNGDDIIVLNIQWLCSRVFGPMLATEIFFQYNKKLRKKQKFYSRSDIDEVFSEFADTGLLLTLLKIFELIFEADHGPSVSVGDILYIAPALLIENMPESQWRRDPLKESYFGRRIQCRDETDSFSPGLFPRLQARLYNHFRDLGKTPSGIWKNGIKVCHVVECLVYMTRGWRAIHICVRAKDEKSIGDCHYLLKMVSEQIIDVLEICCPGSDVESRVLSARSLRLHVDPEKASFYPMQKIVDADMKGVNVYDDDCSEEEATTELLCAGYDTTLLRCLGYECDVKWMMQDTLKKFTMIMDVKRDVTADYRVMADIMGIPYIEVQGLEGQSMSKTKEILSKWSEQWAKRRREGGSPTEGYKIYESTFSNLIKILNDESCRVEVARNDIVDMFQHLHVSTGEHSITERVCRD; translated from the exons ATGCAAGAAGCAGGAATCAAAAGAAACAGAAGCAAGCTGAATGTTTGTGGATTTGGTGGTGTTGGAAAAACAACCCTTATGAGAGCATTACAAAGG GGCTTCTTGGAAGCATACGTAACTCGTCGATCAGAGGAGAAAGCACCTCCTCCAGACAAAACCACGCATATACCAACGCCTGGTATTGACGTCAACATTGTCAATATACCAAAAGCCGGTAAATACAGAGTGTTGGACTTTGCTGGACAACCAGAATATTACGTCACTCATAATATGTTTTTGATGGCGGACGATTCAGTGTTCTTTGTTGTATTCAAGATAATTGATGTAATAGACGATTTTGATGGTACACTAACTGAAGAG TTGTTGACATGGCCGAGGTTCATCAAATCTAGAATATCAGACGACCACAAATCCGACAGTAGACCAATAGTGATTTTAGTGGCCAGTGGTGCTGATATGGTGGAAAAGCATCGAAGCAATCATG CAATAAAGGTCGTTGAAGACATACGGACAAGGACTAAAGAGATATTCGGGAGATACTTGAACATAGTGGATGAAACATTTCTCTTAAATTGTCATGATTCCCGACATAAGGATATGGACAGACTTCGAAAATGTTTATCAGATTGCAag CGGGAAGAACAAATACCTAAACTGTGTGCGAAGATTGCAGACAATAAGAACAAATGGCAAATCAACGAGAAGTTCCCAATATGGTATTGGCCTACCTATATGGAACAAGTGAAGAAAATAGATCCCTTGGTTGAGGAAGATTTTCTGAGAATGGCTACATCTTATCTTGACAACATCGGAGAG CTTCTCTTCATCAAAAATCCCAATGGCGATGATATCATAGTCCTCAATATTCAGTGGCTGTGCTCTAGGGTGTTTGGTCCGATGCTAGCTACGGAAATCTTCTTTCAATACAACAAGAAGTTACGGAAGaaacagaaattttacagtCGAAGTGACATCGATGAAGTATTCAGTGAATTTGCCGATACTGGATTACTTCTTACCCTTTTGAAGATTTTCGAGCTCATCTTTGAAGCTGACCATGGCCCGTCGGTATCTGTTGGCGACATACTGTACATCGCGCCTGCATTGTTAATCGAGAACATGCCAGAATCACAGTGGAGAAGGGATCCATTAAAAGAATCCTACTTCGGTCGAAGAATTCAGTGTAGAGATGAAACAGATAGCTTCTCACCTGGATTGTTTCCACGATTACAGGCAAGACTTTACAATCATTTCCGTGACCTAGGTAAGACTCCCAGTGGAATTTGGAAGAATGGTATTAAAGTTTGCCATGTGGTTGAGTGTTTGGTGTACATGACCAGGGGTTGGAGAGCCATTCACATCTGCGTCAGGGCAAAGGATGAAAAAAGCATCGGAGACTGTCACTACTTACTGAAAATGGTGTCTGAACAGATCATAGACGTCTTAGAAATCTGCTGCCCCGGTAGTGATGTCGAGAGTAGAGTTCTTAGTGCTCGTTCATTGAGACTTCATGTCGATCCGGAAAAAGCTAGCTTCTACCCGATGCAGAAGATTGTGGATGCAGACATGAAGGGTGTCAACGTCTACGACGACGACTGTAGTGAAGAAGAAGCAACCACCGAATTACTGTGTGCCGGATATGATACCACACTACTTCGTTGCCTCGGATACGAGTGTGACGTCAAGTGGATGATGCAAGACACGCTGAAGAAATTCACTATGATAATGGATGTAAAGAGAGATGTCACAGCTGACTACCGGGTAATGGCAGATATAATGGGTATACCATATATCGAAGTACAAGGATTGGAAGGACAATCGATGTCGAAGACCAAAGAAATTCTATCAAAGTGGTCCGAACAATGGGCAAAGCGAAGACGAGAAGGAGGATCGCCAACTGAGGGCTATAAAATATATGAGAGTACTTTcagcaatttgattaaaatccTGAATGATGAAAGTTGCCGTGTAGAGGTTGCACGGAATGACATCGTTGATATGTTTCAGCATCTTCATGTGTCAACAGGGGAACACAGCATCACAGAAAGGGTGTGTCGTGATTAA